gagggggggggggggctgtagaaCATCCTGCTTGCTTCTCCAATACAGTTTCCTTCACAGAAAGCAGCTTTAATCAAAAAagggtaatttttaaaaaagaagtaaaagatAACGGAAACTATAGAAATGTGTCATCGCCGTATTCTCACCGGCACACTGAAATAGGAAGAACGTGTCCATTTACTGCACAGCGATGTACAAAAAGAACTATGGCTCAATCACGTTTTTTAAATAATTCCACcacaatttttaaaaacattaataAATGATCTTCTAATAGAATATTTTACAAAGTTCTCCGTATGTTAAATGATGCTTTAAAAAAAGACTCCTTGTTCCTCCAGAGAAGCTCGCATACAGTTATGTTAGAGAAATAAAGCAATTGGCCCTGGGCGGTAGGGAAAaaatggctgcaggaaggggttaaagggaagctgtccggaggattctgctgccgatgtcacacatacatcccaacacgcatgtacattgcagacatgtatattgtcatacatacatcccaacacgcatgtacattgcagacatgtatattgtcatacatacatcccaacacgcatgtacattgcagacatgtatattgtcacacatacatccccaCACGCATGTACATTtcagacatctatattgtgctctaaaacactgcagcgcttcagagaaaaccctggaaaaagcagctctgaactTGGAGAAGAGTCAGTGGGGCGGTCGCTGCCGACTTCTCCCTGCCTCATGGCTATCAGTCAACCTAATCTGGGTTGGGGAGAACCCTGTCTGGAATTTGATTTGCCTGTAGTTCGGGCTTCATAAAACTCTGGCAGGTTCCTTTTAATATCTCCTTATCGGGGTTTTCCTATGACTTGCTTCATAACCACTCCATCTTTCCtggctgctgctgaccaggacatgtgactgctgcagccaatcactttttATGTAATGGGAAAATACTTCTAAATGTTTTCCCTTATTATCTCCAGTAAATTTGGTTTCTtatgttgtttgtgttttttacatTGGTTCATATTCTTTTCATTCAAGTTCCTACCAGattgattcatcaaagatggagaaggacagaaacaacatggcagaaagtgtattaaatctcaccctagagatactcttccagctgattggggaggtgagagattctgatgatgtcacattatatcattcttatctatggtaataacagatgatgtcactgaagaggtgatggactctggaaatgtctgtagtgatatttattaatgtctccccacatacaggattacacagtagtgaagacgacctttagtgatggctgtcaggcccctgtgtgtgatgggtggggaagACCCCGGAGCCCAATAATGGggcccccatctcaccccctgatacatgaggacatcaatgtacagaagattctagaactcaccaacaagattaTGGAGCTGctaactggagaggtgacgctgcagggaatgctgggacattatacagtaacagcactggaggcttctgggtgatgactgtatattgtgttgtcaggtctctataaggtgtcaggatgtcgctgtgtatttctccatggaggagtgggagtatttagaaggacacaaggatctgtacaaggacgccatgatggagacccgccagccgctcccatcaccaggtaatagacagggcTAAATACACggagactttattatctgtatgtaaagaatgacttcagtgtccgtctgtgtttcctgcagttccatccagtaagagaagcccaccagagagatgtccccgtcctcttcttccacaggaccaccagGTAGATGGATATATcactctgatctgtagaaggctgtgaatcTTTTGTCtttagtcttattagatgtcttgtacttgtgtgatgaggccggtggagatggcaggattaccgctgaccagagactagagatgagtgagcaccaaaattgttcggtgctcgttgctcgagtcgatgctcgagagtttgtttcgagtagcgaaccccattgaagtcaatgggcgactcgagcatttttgtatatcacccatgctctgctaaggttttcattggtggaaatctgcaaaaccccagaaagtgatggaaacgacacagaaacagatagggcaggcgaggggcaacatgctgggctgcatttcaggttcccaggtaccactattaagccacaatagcggcaagagtggggctccccccctaacaatttttacttccgacaaaccctcattagcaagccacgccttagctaagcaccacactacctccaaccaagcacaatcactgcctgcgggaaacaccgctgcctcttctcctgggttacatgctgcccaactcccccctgcacgacccagtatcGAGACTgctcacaaaagtgtccctgcacagccttcagctgccctcatgccacacactgcatgcatagccacaccaccctcatgtctatttctcagtacatctgcaatgaggaggaaccgggggcacacactgcagagggttggcagggccaggcagcgaccctctttaaaaggggcgatagcccacaatgctgtacagaagcaatgagaactccaatcctgtgccacctccgtcaggagctgcaaacgtgggcatagcaatggggaatccatgtgcccacacagtattcattctgtctaggtgtcgcatagctcagtcgacactgcaaggggaaagccgtctgcgctctgccccctacccaagtcagtcagtgtctttgtgccagacaggtcaaacactgcgatgggaactaagtgggcaccaacagcataggtgggtcctaggaaacccaagacatgaacaaaaaataaatctgagcggccaaacatggcagacttgctccgcgcccacgacataggcctcggcccacagcttcagcaatcctaggcaggaagcagactttcactgcacccaggacataggcctctgcacaaaccctcagcaatcgtgggcctacagcggactccaatgctagcgtagctgtgcacgtctcattagcgctgtattggtcctatagtttgtcccaatgcagtgccccggatagtagagcttacgtcagatgaaatacaggtgggctttggcccacactgcatgccccagtcagaccggggtttttaatacatagacacaggcaggtacaactccctaatgtgaagtccgtgtggaccgacagcatgggtggctccctggaacccaccggcggtacataaatatatcccattgcagtgccctggacagcagagctaacgtctgaataaatacaggtgggcttcggcccaaattgcatgccccagtcagactcgagttttttaaaagtatacacaggcaggtaaatctccctaatgtgaggtccatgtggaccgacagcatgggtgggtcacaggaagccaccggcgttacattaataaatcccatagcagtgccctgcatagctgaggtaacgtcagataaaatacaggtgggctttggcaactatggacctattagcgcggttttatttcatTGGTTTttagaatgtggccaggattaagtgggccatggtggggggctttcttattgtgtcgtttaaggtgagattcttggactgccgccagacggaccactgcgaaagcatttgtcaagaatgttttcattgctggaggaggagaaaggggatgttttgaggcagtacgtgtcctgtccccgtgtccttGGTTATacgcaccttcccagtgaccgcgtcgctgaaaagttgtggcgcctggggacctagtagcgcggcctcgccaccatcatgtctttgggaagcctctgtttccacaaccctgtaacatagcagtagcagcagtataggcaaagctgagaattagtaacatttcagtggtaagagtatggacagacccctgtaacatttcattggcagcagtgaggacagaccccactaacatttcatttgcagcagtatacacagaccccagtaaaatttcagtagtataagtattgttagcgcaaaattcgctatctcgatatactgtgcgtttccaaattaagataatatgtgcaggcctggagagcctttcaaagaccacacgtctacatcatgtgcccccgaagaaaaagctctgtctttattcagcgcgcgtaaaatttaaataagtttaacacaggaaatgaagtaatttacagttacagtatatagcgagccgattggtcgttctcagagggaggtgtttgtgaggtagcttgtgatgtcatccatctgggaggaacttcagtgagcacgctcagttcattcttgaatttagcttcatgagagaaacatcctgtttttcctctctgtttgccaaggacaGACATTCCTAGgccatgtgctttcaattggaccccccaccatctgaagtagccagtttctttgatcaaaggttcagaatcaacaactcaattccctagacaatgctgatggtatcacaggattaacaagacaacagattcatggccatacaatgtatatggacagagctcaaacaaacctatacaaatggaattgtagtaaaagcaggtagcattgttctgtataagtaagaccaatatacatatgttagacctctatcttatacaaagaactaacaagtcacatacacatttcacagttacatcaaagcttcctacaccaaacaggtttgaagtccacatgaatgttcatagctattcgtatgtaaaatacagaatggagaataaaggaaaatacaaaatggaggatgaaggacaaaatggagggctacaaatagccaattatatttgcaccacaatccaccctttggctatttgtagccatcatacaactatttcataatgtgatcaagaaacataaaataaacatacaatttagggctggaatatgcattttgacatatcatggtttgatcttcaagttctattaatgaacaattagcagcttccaaatgtttccttcaaatgttccatattttatattcgtttaatacgtcaaatattaaaacatgcatatatatatatatatacatcagacaataacatcatggaacttttcattccgctcacagtatagacagaccccagtaacagttcaatagtataagtctagacagaccccagtaacatttcagttccagcagtgcagacagacccctgtaacatttcagtggtatcattagggacaggccccagtaacatttcagtagcaacagtatagacagaccccagtaacatttcatttacagcagtattgacagaccccagtaacatttcagtagtatcagttgcgacatgccccagtcacatttcagtttcagcaatgcagacagaccccagtaacattaacgtagaagcagtatgggcaaagcagcagataaacatttccctggcagcagtgtagggagagcacagcatatgtaacatttcagtagtagcagtatagacaggccccagtaacatttacgtcaaagcagtatgggcaaagcagcagataaacatttccctggcagcagtgtagggagagcatactattggtaagatttcagtagtagcagtatagacaggccccagtaacatttacgtagaagcagtatgggcagagcccactattagttacatttctgttatagcagtatagacatgccccagtaacatttccgttgaagcattatgggcagagcccagtattagttgaattacagtagtaacagtatagaccaacaaaggtaacatttcagaagcagaagtatcggcagaccgaagtaacatttctgttgcagaagtctagtcagacccctctagcgttacagtggcagaagtataggtaggcagaacagagttacatttctgtagcacaagtgtaggccaaccccagacacagtggtgtaccatgagtgcaggcgaagcccaaaaaaaataattggattacattgtaggcgagggcccgaaaaattggtgtaccgacagtacaaatataccccagaaaaattgcccatgcccaacccagagggcaggtaaaacccattaatcgcttagcttactgtggcttaatttgtaactaggcctggaggcagcccagtcaaaataaaaattggttcagatggaagtttcaatgctttaatgagaattgaaacagataaatatcatTTTGAAAAGTAATGaaccttttggcccacagaaaaattgcccgttcggggtgattacgtgaggtttcaggaggaggagccggaggaggaggacgaatatcatacacagattgacaaagctctttaggtagcgctgctgtccgctagtggagaagagaagtctggggaaatccaggctttgttcatctttatgagtgtaagcctgtcggcgctgtcagttgacagacgggtatgcttgtccgtgatgattcccccagctgcactaaacaccctctctgacaagacgctagccgcagggcaagccagcacctccagggcatacagcgcgagttcgggccacgtgtccagctttgacaccccgtagttgtacggagcagaggcgtcacggaggacggtggtacgatcggccacgtactccctcaccatcttcttacagtgctccctccgactcagcctggactggggaggtgtgacacagtctagctggggagccataaagctggcaaaggccttggagagtgttcccctgcctgcgctgaatatgctgcctgatctccacgcctccccttctacttggccctcggaactgcgccttctgccactagcgctgtcggatgggaagtttaccattagtttgtccaccagggccctgtggtattgcatcactctcaaacccctttcctcttcgggaatgagagtggaaaggttctccttataccgtgggtcgagcagtgtgtacacccagtaatccgtagtcgccagaatgcgtctaaagcgagggtcacgagaaaggcatgctaacataaagtcagccaagtgtgccagggtacctgtacgcaacatatggctgccctcactagaaagatcactttgaagatcctcctcaggccatacacgctgaatggatgagaggcaagcagcatggataccctctgcagtgggcccagctgtctcttcctcctcaggctcctccccctcttcctccatgcgctgagatatagacatgagggtgctttgactatccagcgacatactgtcttcccctgcctccgtttttgcccgcaaagcatcagcctttatgctttgcagagaacttctcagcaggcatagcagaggaatggtgatgctaatgattgcagcatcgccgctcaccatcagggtggagtcctcaaagtttccaaggacctggcagatatctgccatccaggcccactcttctgtaaagaattgaggaggctgactcccactacgccgcccatgttggggttggtattccactgtagctctacgctgctcatagagccgggACAAAATGTGAcgcgtagagttccatcgtgtgggcacgtcgcaaaacagccggtgcactggcagattaaaccgatgttgcagggtccgcagggtggcagcgtccgtgttggacttgcggaaatgtgcgctgacctggcgcaccttgccgaggggGTCTGACaagtgggtagcctttcagaaaccgctgaaccaccaaattaaagacgtgggccaggcatggcacgtgcgtgaggctgccgagctgcagagccgccaccaggttacggccgttgtcacacacgaccatgcccggttggaggctcagtggcgaaagccagcggtcggtctgctctgtcagaccgtgcaacagttcgtgggccgtgtgcttcttctctcctaagctgagtagtttcagcacggcctgctgatgcttgcccaccgctatgctgccgcgcgacaccgactgctggcgatgtgctgctgctgacacgtcttgattgtgaggtagaggttgcattggagaaggaggaggaaggttgagtggaggtggcatacaccgccgcagataccagcactgatctggggcccgcaattctgggggtgggtaggacatgagcggccccaggctctgactcggtcccagcctccactaaattcacccaatgtgccgtcagggagatatagtggccctgcccgcctgtgcttgtccacgtgtccgttgttaagtggaccttgccagtaacagtgttggtgagggcacgtacaatgttgcgtgagacatggtcgtgcagggctggaacggcacaccatgaaaaatagtggagaCTGGGGACAGAATAGCgctggaccgccgccgccatcttgtttttgaaagcctcagtttccaccagcctgtaggggagcatctacaggatgatcaatttggctatgtagacatttaaagcttgagcgtgcaggtgcgtggcggcgtatttgcgctttcgctccaatgattctcttagcgacagctggacgctgcgctgagagacattgctggatggagccgaggacagcggaggtgagggtgtgggttcaggccagaagacagtcgtgcctgtgtcgtcagaggtgggttggatctcagtggcaggttggggcccagagggagaggcagtggcgcaagccggaggcggtgaacggccttcgtcccaccttgtgggatgcttggccatcatatgtctgcgcatgctggtggtggtggctccctggctgatcttggcacgacaaaggttgcacaccactgttcgccagtcgtccgcggtctcagtgaaaaactgccacaccttagagcaccttggcctctgcacagtggcttggcgcaagggggtgatttgggaaacagctggtagattattcgctctggccctgcccctacccctggccaccccactgcctcttccaacctgtcctgcggctgcaattgcctccccctctgaagacctgtccttagttggcttatcacaccaggtggggtcagtcacctcatcgtccagcggctcttcctccgaatcctctgtgcgctcctccctcggacttactgcccttactactacctcactgacagacaactgtgtctcatcgtcatcgtcctcctcacccactgaaagctcttgagacagttgccggaagtccccagcctcatcccccggaccccgggaactttccaaaggttgggcatcggtcacgacaaactcctctggtggaagaggaaccattgttgcccaatctgggcaggggcccgagaacagttcctgggagtctgcctgcttatcAGAATGTGTCagtttcatggagtgagaaggctgggaggaaggaggagcagcagccagaggattcagagttgcagcagtggacggcgtagaagactgggtggtcgatagattgctggatgcactttctgccatccacgacaggacatgctcacactgctcggtttttaataaaggtctacgacgtggacccaaaaattgtgatatgaatctagggaccccagaaactgtcctctctcctactcccgcagcagccggctgtgattcgcctggaccaggaactcggcctatacccacaccctcacttgcaattccgcatcctcgcccgcgtccacatcctctacccctacccttcagcatggtggattaagaatcgagcagacactgagcggtgtaaataTTTTTTGGAATTATTGCCGTGCAGTTGGTGCCTGTCaacggttatacaacgcaaaaagaagcctgagctaaattataaggaaggatgcaagcaggacgagctgagcactatgcagttgagattcacctccagtcccacaggccacgcagtaatgtgcactgggttacaagcagacggaAAAAAGGAGTCCTTTTTAAAAATTAGGCTTTTGCCAATAAAATGCAgacaatggagcgtgtattggactctccttctatggctgtctggcaccgtacactgcggcGGCAGCTGTCCGGTAACCCAGAGCGCAGAAAAATAatagtgctttttaaacgtgcacttggaggcagagagcgcttacgtaatGCTAACTGCCTCCAGCAAAAAattacactgaaggctgaactgaggccttgcagtgcaacgctgaggtactacaactcccagcaaccacggagttaaatgcacaggtagacaggattccacactaccactgtccctgcctcaccaatacttcccctatactacttagtacagactgcagcctgagaacgctatagctgtaatggggctgcacgcccgatatacaaaaaaaacaaaactgctcccagcacccacaacagtagtgcactaggtgagctgtggccctaagaaggacctttggggttcttgtagacactaacactctcccagcagcagcagcactctccctgatctctgccagcgtgtgtctgaggcgagccgcgggcagggctgatttaaatactcggggggtcacttgatctcgccagccactcactgcaggggggtgggatagggctggaacgtcacaggaggaagttgtaatgtcttccctgcatttctactggccagaaaatggcgcaaatctttcagggaaggaaatggaattgactctaataccgcgtggtgctcggcccgagtagcgagcatcttgaacaccctaatactcgaacgagtatcaagctcggacgagtacgctcgctcatccctaccagAGACATTAGATCAGTTGTGTCAAACTCAGGTTTACCAAGGACCACATCAgcgttatggttgccttcaaagggctaattgtaattgtaagactgtaaatGAGGTAGCAGGCTGGATTCCATCCAGGGACCTTAATTTGACATATATGCATTAAATGAAGTCCGTGGGGAAAGAATGATCAAGGTCGGCTTTTCCTAAAACGTGATCATTTTTTGGAAGTTTCACCACTCAACAAGCCACAAGTAAACAATGCAACTGGATTTTGAACCCTGTAATACATGCAGGGTATATTTCTAAAGCTGAAAACATGGCTGAGagttaaataattaaaaatatatttctgtatttcccttaaccccttagtgacggccccattgcctttttatgcctTGCCTGCTGGGCTTagttcctagaggacgtaaaagcatgcctcctctaggaatgaaagcTTGGCATGCTCAAGACATGatggctccatgctgccggttaccggaggtagccgacagcatggagctgtcatccaggaccgcaggaccccacccccggtcacgcgatcaccGGTAAAGTTACCAAAAAGTTAAAAGCAGTTGAGAtttcagctccccccccccccccctgtcctttGCACCGTCCGGCATCATCTTCTTTCTTCCTGGCCCTGCCGCCGGCATCTGCGCACCAGATGggttacgtcacgcgcatgcgcagagagccgtgAGGCCCCGGGAATTTAAAAACTGCCTGCTCCCGGCTAgtgtgagtagccgagagcagggagctgtcactggaagccgctgtatgcggttcccggtcacatgatcgctgctatccatgatagcagcgatcatgtaaaagtaaataaagtttaaaaagtgaaaaaaaaaagaagaaaagtttgtttcatctcccctcatggatcatatccatggggggagatgaaattaggtacctaaagcccccggatttatccatggaccctaccccagcttctgcgcacgcgtccgtcgccaaaatggcggacgcaggcgcaaaagccacagattggcggggtaatttaaccccttaatgacacggcctattttggcgttgaggaccaagcgattttttttttggtatttttccatctcaatttttcaaaagccataacttttttatttttccgtcgacctggccttataaggacttgttttttgcgtggcgagctgtagtttttatcggtgccacttttgggtacattgactatatcgtaaaatttttttttttttatgataacagggagagaaaatgcatcaattctgccatagatttcttttttcttttttt
This region of Eleutherodactylus coqui strain aEleCoq1 chromosome 5, aEleCoq1.hap1, whole genome shotgun sequence genomic DNA includes:
- the LOC136627165 gene encoding oocyte zinc finger protein XlCOF29-like is translated as MEKDRNNMAESVLNLTLEILFQLIGEDYTVVKTTFSDGCQAPVCDGWGRPRSPIMGPPSHPLIHEDINVQKILELTNKIMELLTGEVTLQGMLGHYTVTALEASG